A stretch of the Dehalogenimonas sp. THU2 genome encodes the following:
- a CDS encoding GNAT family N-acetyltransferase: MNVIYRPLEPADKAAIMSFLGRVPEFAPDEIPVAEEVLDACTGNPLTSGYYCLIAENDGRVAGYVCYGNTPLTKGNWEIYWIAVDPVSQGLGIGRELMRRAEAGIRSRGGWQVTLETSSTPLYDKTRRFYLKCGYAEITRIPDFYDRGDDLVMYFKKLDQASEDRQ; this comes from the coding sequence GTGAACGTCATTTATCGCCCGCTCGAACCCGCCGACAAGGCGGCGATCATGTCTTTTCTCGGCCGCGTCCCGGAATTCGCCCCGGATGAGATACCGGTGGCCGAAGAAGTGCTGGACGCCTGCACCGGCAACCCGCTGACATCAGGCTATTATTGCCTCATCGCGGAGAACGATGGGCGGGTGGCCGGTTATGTCTGCTACGGCAATACGCCGCTCACCAAAGGCAACTGGGAGATTTACTGGATCGCCGTCGATCCGGTGTCACAGGGGCTGGGCATCGGGCGGGAACTGATGCGCCGGGCCGAGGCCGGTATCCGCTCACGCGGCGGCTGGCAGGTGACGCTGGAAACATCCTCGACGCCGCTATACGACAAGACCCGCCGCTTTTACCTGAAATGCGGCTATGCGGAGATAACCCGGATACCTGATTTCTATGACCGCGGCGACGACCTGGTCATGTATTTCAAAAAACTCGATCAGGCTTCGGAAGACCGGCAATAG
- a CDS encoding PAS domain-containing sensor histidine kinase yields the protein MNDSNNPCAEVFQELAELRERQAAHDAIEAAEKQALRESEAKFRMLFHNANDAIYLWEVRDGMPTSLLEANAVAARRLGYDLQEMPGLKTTDISLSKPDESAAIVARLLRDKHGTFETVHRTRDGSTFPVEVSSHIFQHGDKTVILSIARDISIRKKAEHDLTVLYHREKELREELEAEIAKRIDFTRSLVHELKTPLTPMIASGEALLEILEGEDELRLAGNIFRGAMNLERRINDLLDFARGEMGVLKVSRQPLDITPLLLDLAAEVSPQFDRKNQSLELVLADKIPLVLADEDRLRQILLNLLTNAAKFTQRCGQITLGAQVDGKMLKLSVADNGRGIDTTEQEHIFKPYYRAEKETNPNDGMGIGLTLCKMLVTLQGGEIWFNSEKGRGSTFYFTLPLANDMER from the coding sequence ATGAACGATAGCAATAATCCCTGCGCCGAAGTATTCCAGGAACTGGCCGAACTCAGGGAGCGCCAGGCCGCTCATGACGCCATTGAGGCCGCGGAAAAACAGGCCCTTCGCGAAAGCGAGGCAAAATTCCGCATGCTTTTTCATAACGCCAACGATGCCATCTACCTGTGGGAAGTGCGTGACGGCATGCCGACCAGTCTTCTTGAAGCTAACGCGGTAGCCGCTCGCCGCCTGGGCTATGACCTTCAAGAGATGCCAGGATTGAAGACGACCGATATCTCGCTGAGCAAACCTGACGAATCCGCAGCGATCGTGGCCCGGCTGCTACGGGACAAACACGGCACCTTCGAGACGGTGCACCGGACCCGCGACGGATCTACCTTCCCGGTGGAAGTCAGTTCTCATATCTTCCAGCATGGCGATAAAACGGTCATCCTGTCCATCGCCCGTGATATTTCGATTCGGAAAAAAGCGGAACACGATCTCACCGTACTGTACCACCGGGAAAAAGAACTTCGGGAAGAGTTGGAAGCCGAGATAGCCAAGCGCATCGACTTCACCCGCTCACTGGTGCATGAGCTTAAGACGCCCCTGACACCGATGATCGCTTCCGGCGAGGCCCTCCTTGAGATCCTGGAGGGTGAGGACGAGCTCCGCCTGGCCGGAAACATCTTTCGCGGCGCGATGAACCTGGAACGGCGTATCAACGACCTGCTGGACTTCGCCCGCGGGGAAATGGGCGTCCTCAAGGTCTCCCGCCAGCCGCTGGATATTACCCCCCTCCTCCTCGACCTGGCGGCGGAGGTATCGCCCCAGTTCGACCGCAAGAACCAATCTCTGGAACTGGTGCTGGCCGACAAGATCCCGCTGGTTCTGGCCGATGAGGACCGGCTGCGCCAGATTTTACTCAATCTGCTCACCAACGCCGCCAAGTTCACCCAACGCTGCGGTCAGATTACACTTGGCGCTCAGGTTGATGGTAAAATGTTAAAGTTAAGTGTGGCTGATAACGGCCGGGGTATAGACACGACGGAGCAGGAGCACATCTTCAAACCCTATTACCGGGCGGAGAAAGAAACTAACCCGAACGACGGAATGGGCATAGGACTTACTTTATGTAAGATGCTCGTCACCCTGCAGGGCGGAGAGATCTGGTTTAACAGCGAAAAAGGCCGGGGCAGCACCTTTTATTTTACGCTGCCGCTGGCCAACGATATGGAGCGATAA
- a CDS encoding response regulator transcription factor: MNKPELTVVLIEDDAEIVEAVTLTFKIRWSQATFLSSPSGEEGISLVEKHNPDLVILDLGLPDMNGFNVLKEIRRFSHVPVIILTARGEEADIVRGLELGADEYIVKPFRQMELLARVKAILRRHETSGDELPLTVGGMSLGPSIRDLTLRGHRVNLTRTEGIVLSQLMRSVGHPVSHAALARALWGEEYPGAAESLKVYVRHLREKIEENPSDPKLLLTRIGAGYQLAKPE, translated from the coding sequence GTGAACAAACCTGAGCTGACCGTGGTGCTCATCGAGGACGATGCCGAGATCGTGGAGGCGGTGACGCTTACCTTTAAGATCCGGTGGTCGCAAGCGACGTTTCTTTCCAGCCCTTCAGGGGAAGAAGGCATCAGCCTGGTGGAAAAACACAACCCCGATCTGGTCATCCTGGACCTGGGCTTGCCGGACATGAACGGGTTTAACGTTTTAAAGGAAATCCGCCGCTTCAGCCACGTGCCCGTCATCATCCTGACCGCCCGTGGAGAAGAGGCCGATATCGTCCGCGGCCTGGAACTCGGGGCTGATGAATATATCGTCAAGCCGTTCCGTCAGATGGAACTGCTGGCCAGGGTCAAGGCCATTCTTCGCCGCCACGAAACATCCGGCGACGAATTACCTCTGACTGTCGGCGGCATGAGCCTGGGGCCTTCCATCCGCGATCTGACGCTGAGAGGACACCGGGTCAACCTGACCCGTACCGAGGGTATCGTCCTGAGCCAGTTGATGCGCAGTGTCGGCCACCCGGTCAGCCATGCCGCTCTGGCGAGGGCTCTCTGGGGTGAGGAATACCCCGGCGCCGCTGAAAGTCTGAAGGTCTATGTCCGCCATTTGCGGGAGAAGATCGAGGAAAACCCGTCCGATCCCAAGCTGCTGCTGACCCGCATCGGCGCCGGTTATCAACTGGCCAAACCGGAATAA